One genomic region from Chthonomonas calidirosea T49 encodes:
- a CDS encoding ankyrin repeat domain-containing protein — MLGLTLVGTILGVGLWIWHRHRLASTTRQLVMAIETNDLRTLQTLLSQNPKAVNLTTAEGTPLLLEATLCNRYHIVALLLTRYRANPNAPDADGETPLELAAQWGNIRLVHLLLHYHANPNRPDSKGVTPLYWAVDKGNLKLVRLLLSAKASPNMADYRHQTPLHLAALHRQFAIAKALLMAGASPDSPDDHGDTPLHIAAAVDDAKIVRLLLKAHADIEARNRRGQTPLLVAIESDNVAAGKVLLQAGASVEAQDVKGDTPLMLAVSLGDVALAKLLVRFGAHLTDTNLQGQTLLHLAAQRGHLAMVKWLLQAGLNPSSLNAEGQTPLQLAMDNRFYEVANFLKRATQVTDHPFLTGKTDFLAP; from the coding sequence GTGCTTGGACTTACTTTAGTTGGCACTATCCTTGGAGTCGGGCTTTGGATATGGCATCGGCATCGCCTTGCTTCGACGACGAGACAACTTGTGATGGCCATCGAGACCAATGATCTGCGAACGCTGCAAACGTTGCTCTCTCAGAACCCTAAGGCCGTAAACCTAACCACAGCAGAAGGGACTCCTCTTTTGTTAGAAGCTACCCTCTGTAACCGTTACCATATCGTTGCTCTGCTCCTGACGCGCTACAGGGCCAACCCCAACGCGCCCGATGCCGATGGGGAAACGCCACTTGAGTTGGCCGCCCAGTGGGGCAACATCCGCCTCGTCCACCTTTTATTGCACTATCATGCGAACCCAAACCGGCCCGACTCGAAAGGGGTAACCCCTCTCTACTGGGCCGTGGACAAAGGTAACTTGAAGCTGGTGCGGCTGTTGCTAAGCGCTAAAGCCTCGCCCAATATGGCGGACTATAGGCATCAAACTCCGCTTCATCTGGCTGCCCTGCACCGACAGTTTGCCATCGCAAAAGCGCTCTTGATGGCAGGGGCTTCCCCCGACAGCCCGGACGACCATGGCGATACACCTCTCCATATCGCAGCTGCCGTAGACGATGCCAAAATCGTTCGTCTATTGCTAAAAGCCCACGCCGACATCGAAGCGCGCAATCGTCGCGGCCAGACCCCTTTACTGGTTGCCATTGAGAGCGATAACGTGGCGGCCGGAAAGGTGCTGCTTCAGGCGGGGGCCTCTGTGGAGGCACAAGACGTTAAAGGTGATACTCCGTTGATGCTTGCGGTATCCTTGGGCGATGTTGCTCTCGCCAAGCTCCTAGTGCGCTTTGGAGCCCACCTAACCGACACCAACCTACAAGGGCAGACGTTGCTGCATTTGGCGGCCCAGCGGGGGCACTTAGCTATGGTAAAGTGGCTGCTTCAGGCAGGCTTAAACCCCAGCTCCTTGAACGCCGAGGGGCAGACACCGCTGCAGCTTGCGATGGATAACCGCTTTTATGAGGTGGCCAACTTCCTTAAAAGAGCCACTCAGGTCACTGACCACCCCTTCCTTACCGGTAAAACAGACTTCCTAGCGCCCTAA
- a CDS encoding PPC domain-containing protein has translation MKRIVLYGLIVLLFLPPFTQARAQTSFPMIFSTFPLAVERGKTSDVTVNSDAEGGNLYGAYKVMFDDPHLSAQIVPPEKGWPPIDPKNPEKIPQVKSVTMRVTVAADAPLGLHEFRIATPHFGISTVGQLYVARHPIVVQQVPNYDIEHAQRIEIPCDVDGVINSPTAFQFYRFHVNAGQQVVFTILCARAENKIHGLQDHADPILTLCTPDGVEIAENDDYYGPDSLLAYRFEKSGDYLLKVRDVNYGGNPHWVFHLIITTAPYVIAVTPCAVTAGQTVTLHVEGYNLGDTKTVTLSVPSNLPDGIWNTPLSFPNGESNPVKLLVTHLPVTAVDASAFQNNSDSPLAGAKPITVPCCVCSWIASANQLQPFTFHATKGENWSFETAAERLDSRMDTLLRLFDAKGNKIAENDDAPGLGTDSHIDWTAPADGDYTIQVSDRTGQYGANCYYALTIVPNKPDFSLRLDPDRAMIAPGNRTAWFVLLDRKNGFNGPVTISVQGLPPGVSASPLTIPPGIGQGVILLSADSNAKQDAALLNVVGTAQIPTGPSGQMETVTRQAQDQTEIYIPGGGRGLYPVDTAGVAITDPNDLTVTVANPNITLQPGGTAKIEVTIQRRPDYKQPVTLDLRVNHLGAIYTDPLPPGVHIESDAVTIPADQNKGVITIKADANAPPISNWPLAVMANVSINFVMKVWYAAPIFLTVEPKNGMKK, from the coding sequence ATGAAGCGAATCGTTCTCTATGGTCTTATCGTCCTACTTTTCTTGCCACCTTTCACCCAAGCACGAGCTCAGACCTCTTTTCCCATGATCTTCTCCACCTTCCCACTTGCTGTGGAGCGAGGAAAGACATCGGATGTCACCGTTAACAGCGATGCGGAAGGGGGCAATCTCTATGGCGCCTATAAAGTTATGTTCGACGACCCCCATCTGTCGGCCCAGATCGTGCCACCAGAGAAGGGCTGGCCGCCCATAGATCCTAAAAATCCGGAGAAGATTCCTCAGGTAAAAAGCGTAACAATGCGTGTTACCGTCGCTGCCGATGCCCCACTCGGCTTGCATGAGTTTCGCATTGCTACTCCTCATTTCGGCATCTCCACGGTAGGTCAACTCTATGTCGCTCGTCACCCTATTGTGGTGCAGCAGGTGCCAAACTACGATATCGAGCATGCCCAACGCATCGAGATCCCTTGTGATGTAGACGGAGTTATCAATAGCCCCACCGCTTTTCAGTTCTATCGCTTTCATGTTAACGCCGGGCAACAGGTCGTTTTTACCATCCTCTGCGCTCGAGCAGAAAACAAGATTCATGGCCTGCAGGATCATGCGGATCCTATTCTCACCTTGTGTACTCCAGACGGTGTAGAAATAGCCGAAAACGACGACTATTATGGCCCCGACTCCCTGTTAGCCTATCGTTTTGAAAAATCCGGCGACTATCTTCTAAAAGTTCGTGATGTGAACTACGGGGGCAATCCCCACTGGGTATTCCATCTCATCATCACAACAGCACCCTATGTGATCGCCGTCACACCCTGCGCGGTAACGGCAGGGCAAACGGTTACTCTGCACGTAGAGGGATACAATCTAGGCGATACGAAAACGGTTACTTTATCCGTCCCTTCCAACCTACCGGACGGTATCTGGAATACACCGCTCTCCTTCCCAAATGGAGAGTCGAACCCGGTAAAGCTGCTTGTCACCCACTTGCCGGTCACTGCGGTAGATGCCTCTGCCTTCCAAAACAACTCCGATTCCCCGCTGGCCGGTGCTAAACCGATAACCGTTCCCTGTTGTGTTTGCTCTTGGATTGCTTCGGCGAATCAGCTGCAACCGTTTACCTTCCACGCCACGAAAGGAGAGAACTGGAGCTTTGAGACCGCGGCGGAGCGGCTCGATTCCCGAATGGACACTCTGCTGCGTCTCTTTGATGCCAAAGGGAACAAGATCGCCGAGAACGACGATGCGCCAGGCCTCGGCACCGATTCCCATATAGATTGGACCGCTCCTGCTGATGGGGATTATACGATTCAGGTGAGTGACAGGACGGGACAATATGGCGCCAACTGCTACTATGCTCTCACAATCGTTCCGAACAAGCCCGATTTTTCCTTGCGGCTTGACCCCGATCGGGCGATGATCGCTCCCGGCAACCGAACGGCATGGTTTGTACTGCTCGACCGGAAGAACGGTTTCAACGGCCCCGTCACCATCTCCGTTCAAGGTCTGCCTCCTGGTGTAAGCGCCTCTCCCCTCACCATTCCGCCCGGAATAGGGCAAGGTGTTATTCTGCTCTCTGCCGATTCGAACGCCAAACAGGATGCGGCACTGCTTAATGTCGTGGGCACCGCCCAAATTCCCACAGGCCCCAGCGGCCAAATGGAGACTGTGACTCGGCAAGCTCAAGATCAAACCGAAATCTACATTCCCGGTGGTGGGCGCGGCCTCTACCCAGTGGATACGGCCGGGGTCGCTATCACCGATCCCAACGATCTCACGGTTACCGTTGCCAACCCCAATATCACGCTGCAGCCTGGTGGCACGGCCAAAATTGAGGTCACCATCCAACGGCGCCCCGACTATAAGCAGCCAGTGACGCTCGATTTACGTGTCAACCATCTCGGTGCCATCTACACCGATCCGCTTCCACCCGGAGTGCATATCGAGAGCGATGCGGTGACCATTCCGGCGGATCAAAATAAAGGGGTGATCACCATTAAAGCTGATGCCAACGCTCCTCCCATCTCCAACTGGCCTCTTGCAGTTATGGCCAACGTCAGCATCAATTTTGTGATGAAGGTTTGGTACGCAGCCCCTATCTTCCTTACCGTCGAACCCAAAAATGGTATGAAGAAATAG
- a CDS encoding c-type cytochrome domain-containing protein gives MLRSFGAQLVGGWLLLCLFAGHGQSLSPAASPTYTDIAPILKEHCIVCHSQQNIKDVSISGGLALDSYEAIRKGVVVGKPHAILIPFKAAQSPIVQRVKATSPTLLMPKGGPPLPPNQIALLVRWINAGAPLGTTVKATASLQDAKAAFALRPLPPAPMRLFIYLPTHIKPPLALQTQDKNETLEYALHVGPLPPIGALAFSNDGNTLAIGTYRAVVLWDVHNAKPLGCLRGLSGQVLSLAFHPSGKFLAVADGISGMIGEVRIFDLETEQPTQNRFPQEPDQITSIAFSPDGNRLAIGTQRHDVRVYDWTSGIRLKAFSDAGDPVTKVRFSPDGRYLYAASMDHNIRRYDLNSGKLDHLYGGPEDGVVGLAVLPDGHRFISSSSSQRLRWWNADNGNTDRFVYGVNGPAYDIAVSADGQRVLTTSSDGIARVWNGNGDFQRGLEGGRDWLYAAALTRDGKLAAAAGASGVCYLWDVNSGRLLASIVLWPEQHQVQWCIVTPQGYYAASPDWEGIIEPALHEQRLHQQELTIQMRNLDQPDQVQKICQGTDLPVASITTAER, from the coding sequence GTGCTGCGTTCTTTTGGAGCGCAACTGGTGGGAGGGTGGCTTCTGTTGTGCCTGTTTGCAGGACATGGACAGAGCCTCTCTCCCGCTGCTTCTCCTACTTATACCGACATTGCACCTATTCTTAAAGAACACTGTATCGTTTGTCATAGCCAGCAAAACATCAAAGACGTCTCTATCTCTGGTGGGCTAGCGCTTGATAGCTACGAGGCCATTCGTAAAGGCGTAGTTGTGGGAAAACCCCATGCCATCCTTATTCCGTTTAAAGCCGCACAGAGCCCCATTGTTCAGCGCGTCAAAGCCACAAGCCCCACCCTTCTCATGCCGAAAGGTGGCCCTCCGCTGCCTCCCAACCAGATCGCCCTTCTTGTCCGATGGATCAATGCCGGAGCTCCCTTAGGGACGACGGTTAAAGCCACAGCCTCTTTGCAAGATGCCAAAGCGGCTTTTGCCCTACGCCCCCTGCCTCCAGCTCCTATGCGCCTCTTCATTTATCTGCCCACCCACATAAAGCCGCCGCTTGCTCTGCAGACACAAGATAAAAACGAAACTTTGGAGTACGCCCTGCATGTAGGGCCACTTCCTCCCATTGGGGCGCTCGCCTTTAGCAACGACGGCAACACTTTGGCCATCGGAACCTACCGTGCCGTTGTGCTTTGGGATGTCCACAACGCAAAACCCTTGGGTTGCTTGCGAGGGCTTTCCGGACAGGTGCTCTCTTTGGCTTTCCATCCTTCTGGCAAGTTTCTTGCCGTGGCCGATGGCATCTCCGGTATGATCGGTGAAGTGCGTATCTTCGATCTAGAAACCGAACAGCCTACCCAAAACCGTTTTCCACAAGAGCCCGATCAAATTACAAGTATCGCCTTTAGTCCCGATGGCAACCGTTTGGCCATAGGAACCCAACGGCACGATGTGCGTGTTTACGACTGGACATCTGGTATTCGGCTTAAAGCCTTTTCCGATGCAGGTGACCCTGTGACCAAAGTGCGCTTTTCACCGGACGGGCGCTATCTCTATGCGGCGAGCATGGACCACAATATCCGCCGCTACGATCTGAACTCCGGTAAGTTAGACCATCTGTATGGTGGACCTGAGGATGGGGTTGTAGGCCTCGCCGTTTTGCCAGATGGACATCGTTTTATCTCCTCCAGCTCCTCCCAACGTCTTCGTTGGTGGAACGCCGACAACGGCAATACCGATCGTTTCGTCTACGGAGTCAACGGCCCTGCCTATGATATCGCTGTCAGCGCCGACGGACAGCGTGTCCTCACCACCTCCTCCGACGGCATTGCCCGCGTTTGGAACGGCAACGGCGACTTCCAGCGCGGTTTGGAGGGAGGCAGAGATTGGCTCTATGCGGCCGCACTTACGCGAGACGGCAAACTGGCAGCCGCTGCCGGAGCGAGCGGTGTCTGCTACCTTTGGGATGTAAATTCAGGCCGACTGCTTGCCAGCATTGTGCTCTGGCCAGAACAGCACCAGGTGCAGTGGTGCATCGTCACACCCCAAGGCTACTACGCGGCCTCACCGGATTGGGAAGGGATCATTGAACCCGCCCTGCATGAACAAAGGCTCCATCAGCAGGAGCTAACCATTCAGATGCGAAATTTAGATCAGCCCGATCAGGTCCAAAAAATCTGTCAAGGTACCGATCTGCCGGTGGCTTCCATCACAACCGCAGAGCGCTAG
- a CDS encoding DUF1501 domain-containing protein, producing MIEIELGKHRDCDGITRRDVLRIGALSVLGLTMPDLFRAAYAEKVLTGKTNIKDISCILLWMGGGPSHIDTFDPKPDAPQDIRGPFGAVATNVSGIQIGEHLPKLAKHADKFSIVRSVTSPDGTHETATSYLLTGYPFSRAIEYPGYGAVVAREKGYQNAMPPFVSFGGLQFNHGGGGYMGDQYNPFIINGDPNNPGFTVNDITPPNGIDQTRMERRQLLRTALDDWQRNTETAAPAALTMDEFYQRAYALVTSPAAKKAFNLHEEPDKLRDAYGRNYFGQSCLLARRLVEAGVRFVQVNFGGWDTHQNNFEWLKNNMLPPLDAGYSALLEDLHNRGMLDTTLVLWMGEFGRTPRINSAAGRDHWPNAISVCMGGGGIKTGIVVGKTNERGEAPVDRPVRVEDVAATIYTAFGIDYTKSYMSPQGRPIKINYDGTPIQELL from the coding sequence ATGATAGAGATCGAACTAGGTAAACATCGTGATTGTGACGGCATTACGCGTCGAGACGTGCTTCGCATCGGAGCCTTATCGGTGTTGGGTCTGACCATGCCCGACCTGTTCCGCGCGGCCTATGCCGAGAAGGTGTTAACGGGCAAAACCAACATTAAAGACATCTCTTGCATCCTGTTATGGATGGGAGGTGGGCCAAGCCATATAGACACCTTCGACCCCAAGCCGGATGCTCCGCAGGATATTCGCGGCCCGTTTGGTGCCGTCGCTACGAATGTGTCGGGTATTCAGATCGGGGAGCATCTGCCAAAATTGGCCAAACACGCGGACAAGTTCTCCATTGTTCGCTCCGTTACCTCGCCCGATGGAACCCACGAAACGGCCACAAGCTATCTACTTACCGGCTATCCTTTCTCAAGAGCCATCGAATATCCGGGCTACGGAGCCGTTGTCGCCCGTGAAAAGGGCTACCAAAACGCCATGCCGCCCTTTGTATCGTTTGGAGGCCTTCAATTTAACCATGGTGGAGGGGGCTACATGGGCGATCAGTACAACCCCTTCATCATCAATGGCGATCCGAACAACCCAGGCTTCACCGTCAACGATATCACACCACCGAATGGGATCGATCAGACTCGCATGGAGCGACGCCAACTGCTGCGCACCGCACTTGACGACTGGCAGCGCAACACAGAGACGGCAGCCCCGGCAGCGCTCACGATGGATGAGTTTTATCAGAGGGCGTACGCACTGGTGACCTCGCCTGCCGCTAAAAAGGCTTTCAACCTTCATGAAGAGCCGGATAAGCTGCGCGATGCCTATGGGCGCAACTACTTTGGACAGTCCTGCTTACTCGCAAGGCGATTGGTAGAGGCTGGCGTGCGTTTCGTGCAGGTTAACTTCGGAGGATGGGATACCCATCAAAACAACTTCGAGTGGCTGAAGAATAATATGCTTCCTCCCTTAGATGCCGGCTACTCTGCTCTGTTAGAAGACCTGCACAATCGCGGAATGCTCGATACAACCCTGGTTCTGTGGATGGGCGAGTTCGGCCGAACACCGCGCATCAACTCCGCCGCAGGAAGAGACCACTGGCCTAACGCCATCAGCGTATGTATGGGCGGTGGTGGCATAAAAACAGGAATCGTCGTCGGCAAAACCAACGAGCGAGGAGAGGCCCCTGTAGATCGGCCGGTTCGCGTGGAAGACGTTGCGGCCACCATCTATACGGCTTTCGGCATTGACTACACGAAATCTTACATGTCGCCCCAAGGTCGTCCGATTAAGATCAACTATGATGGGACGCCGATCCAAGAGCTGCTGTAG
- a CDS encoding DUF1549 and DUF1553 domain-containing protein yields MMRQHLLITSSLCRASALGGLLFVLGGFLSPAQAAPRNLSPTSQLHVQPHLPVGYVSFVNDVEPTLTRLGCNQGACHGSQYGKGGFKLSLFGTDSDLDYIALTRQAKGRRVNVADPIHSLILLKPTMTVPHGGGRRLIPGSSYYYTLLHWIQEGAPGPNPNEPKLVSLSVTPSEKVAYKGSSPFHIIVKATYSDGSVRNVTSLANINTIDDGVASCTPDGVVRAVGSGQTPIMARFGGLATVCIVMVPYPSHAPYTPQTAGYHANPADPDQKIVDEIDALVEQKQKALHLSPSPICSDRTFIRRVFFDLIGTAPSPREIEEFVASKDPNKRAHLIDTLLNRPEYADYWALKWADLLRVNRNDLQVKGMWSFDNWLHNEIQQNVPIDQMVRTLILAEGSTYTNGPANFYRVSHDPSEMAETTSQVFLGVRLQCAKCHHHPFEKWSQEDYYRFAAFFARIGQKGSQDFGIFGNDTVVYVRDNGEVVNPATGKVAPPVPLGVHLAALEKDGKYNPDATGDRRLILANWITSPQNPWFATNWANRYWAYMMGAGLVNPIDDLRVTNPPTNPPLLNLLTHTLVQFHFDAKHYLRVLCLTRTYQRSSRATVDNAKDTLFFTHYVPRRLPAEVLSDAIDKACGTTPHFGGLPAGIRAIDLPDPNVGSDFLNIFGRPQRLTSCECERNETPNLSQALELMNGNDINNRVTSPDGRIAKLIKSGASDNAIINDLYLATLGRLPTQRERDIILGALIFSEHREHVFQDVLATLLGTKEFIFNH; encoded by the coding sequence ATGATGAGACAACATTTGCTGATAACATCCTCTCTCTGCCGAGCCTCAGCGCTTGGAGGTCTGCTCTTTGTGCTAGGCGGGTTTTTGTCGCCCGCGCAAGCGGCGCCACGCAACCTCTCGCCTACCAGTCAGCTGCACGTGCAGCCTCATCTCCCGGTTGGCTACGTCAGTTTTGTCAATGACGTAGAGCCCACCCTCACGCGGCTTGGCTGCAATCAGGGCGCCTGCCATGGCTCTCAATATGGCAAAGGGGGGTTTAAGCTCTCTCTCTTTGGTACCGACAGCGATCTCGATTACATCGCGCTAACCCGTCAGGCCAAGGGGCGGCGTGTGAACGTGGCCGACCCAATCCACAGCCTTATTCTGCTTAAGCCCACCATGACGGTTCCTCATGGAGGTGGCCGGCGTCTCATCCCCGGTTCAAGCTACTATTACACCCTTCTTCATTGGATACAAGAGGGCGCCCCCGGCCCAAATCCCAACGAGCCGAAGCTGGTTTCCCTCTCGGTAACGCCTTCCGAGAAAGTGGCCTACAAGGGGAGTTCGCCTTTTCATATCATCGTAAAAGCAACCTACAGCGATGGCTCCGTCCGTAATGTTACCTCTCTTGCAAATATCAATACCATTGACGATGGGGTCGCGTCCTGTACGCCGGATGGAGTCGTGCGTGCGGTGGGCAGCGGACAAACACCGATCATGGCACGCTTTGGCGGGCTCGCCACGGTGTGTATTGTCATGGTTCCTTATCCGAGCCATGCCCCTTACACCCCCCAAACCGCCGGCTACCACGCCAACCCTGCCGACCCCGATCAGAAAATCGTCGACGAGATTGATGCGCTTGTCGAGCAGAAGCAGAAAGCGCTGCACCTTTCCCCATCCCCAATCTGTAGCGATCGCACCTTCATCCGTCGCGTGTTCTTCGACCTCATCGGAACGGCACCAAGCCCGCGCGAAATCGAGGAGTTCGTCGCCAGTAAAGATCCCAACAAGCGCGCGCACCTTATTGACACCTTGCTGAATCGACCAGAATATGCCGACTATTGGGCTCTTAAATGGGCAGACCTGCTCCGCGTGAACCGAAATGACCTCCAAGTGAAGGGCATGTGGAGCTTCGACAACTGGCTTCACAATGAAATTCAGCAAAATGTTCCTATTGACCAGATGGTGCGCACCCTCATTCTTGCTGAGGGCAGCACCTACACCAACGGGCCAGCCAACTTCTACCGTGTCTCCCACGACCCCTCCGAAATGGCCGAGACCACCAGCCAGGTGTTTCTAGGCGTACGGTTGCAGTGCGCAAAATGCCATCACCATCCCTTTGAGAAATGGAGTCAGGAGGACTACTACCGTTTTGCGGCCTTCTTCGCCCGCATCGGTCAAAAGGGCAGTCAAGACTTCGGCATTTTCGGCAACGATACGGTTGTCTATGTGCGTGACAATGGAGAGGTAGTAAACCCCGCCACTGGCAAGGTGGCCCCTCCCGTTCCGCTCGGCGTTCATCTGGCGGCCCTGGAGAAAGATGGGAAATACAACCCAGATGCCACCGGAGATCGACGCCTTATTTTGGCAAACTGGATCACTAGTCCTCAAAACCCATGGTTTGCCACGAACTGGGCTAACCGCTATTGGGCTTATATGATGGGAGCCGGCCTTGTGAACCCTATTGACGATCTGCGCGTTACCAACCCGCCGACCAATCCACCTCTGCTCAACCTGTTAACGCATACCCTGGTTCAGTTTCACTTCGATGCAAAGCACTACCTGCGCGTGCTTTGTCTTACTCGAACCTATCAACGCAGCAGTAGAGCTACGGTAGATAACGCCAAAGATACTCTCTTCTTCACACACTATGTGCCAAGGCGACTTCCGGCCGAGGTGCTCTCCGACGCCATAGATAAGGCTTGCGGTACCACCCCACATTTCGGCGGACTGCCCGCAGGCATCCGTGCTATAGACCTTCCCGACCCAAATGTCGGCTCCGATTTCCTCAATATCTTTGGGCGACCACAACGCTTGACCTCCTGCGAGTGCGAGCGGAACGAAACTCCCAATCTCTCTCAAGCCCTCGAGCTGATGAACGGCAACGACATCAACAATCGTGTCACCTCGCCGGATGGGCGCATTGCCAAACTCATCAAATCGGGAGCATCCGATAATGCGATCATCAACGATCTCTATCTCGCCACGTTGGGGCGCTTACCTACCCAACGCGAAAGAGACATCATCTTGGGCGCCCTTATCTTCAGCGAGCATAGAGAGCATGTCTTTCAAGATGTACTTGCCACACTACTAGGCACAAAGGAGTTTATCTTCAACCACTAA
- a CDS encoding cation:proton antiporter, which translates to MSGPFDPNLFLPLFLIAVFVALIARKLQIPYAVALVGAGLVVGFSHLLPRARLDAHVLLTLFLPPLLFKTALLLNYQDLKKNALPIVIYTLGACLFSALVVTIGVAWALAIPLKVAFVFGALISATDPIAVIALFQKLGAPARLTLLIESESLFNDGIAAVLFTLATQTALGRHPTPVGIGQHFAILLLGGVGIGGLIGLLASLFHRHVDDHLLELMLTTVTAFGSYLVADRLHASGVVSVVTTGLIVGHIGCEAMSATTKEAVYAFWEYAEFVVNSLVFLLIGAELASLPWFSLWKAALVAAALVIVGRLSVYPLSFLANRLNASVPLRWQPILWWGGLRGALSMALVLSLAPRFPFRPQLIAMTFGTVAVSILLQGLTMAPLLHRLLSKEEQLAPPTPAHRPS; encoded by the coding sequence GTGTCTGGCCCATTCGACCCAAATCTATTCCTGCCGCTGTTTTTAATCGCCGTTTTCGTCGCCCTCATTGCGCGAAAACTGCAGATTCCTTACGCGGTGGCGCTCGTGGGGGCGGGGCTGGTCGTCGGCTTTAGTCATCTGCTGCCGCGGGCGCGGCTCGATGCTCATGTGCTGCTGACCCTCTTTCTTCCACCGCTGCTGTTTAAAACAGCCTTGCTTTTAAACTATCAAGACCTAAAAAAGAACGCTCTGCCCATCGTCATCTACACGCTCGGTGCCTGCCTCTTTTCGGCACTGGTGGTCACCATTGGGGTGGCCTGGGCGCTAGCCATCCCCCTGAAAGTGGCGTTTGTCTTTGGTGCGCTCATCTCGGCCACCGACCCCATTGCCGTCATCGCGCTGTTTCAAAAACTGGGTGCCCCGGCCAGGCTCACGCTTCTTATCGAGTCGGAAAGTCTCTTCAACGACGGCATCGCCGCCGTCCTCTTCACCCTTGCCACCCAAACGGCGCTAGGGCGACACCCTACCCCGGTAGGTATTGGGCAGCACTTCGCCATCCTGCTTTTAGGGGGCGTCGGCATTGGGGGCCTTATCGGTCTGCTGGCCTCGCTGTTCCATCGCCATGTAGACGACCACCTCTTGGAGCTGATGCTCACCACCGTTACCGCGTTTGGCTCGTACCTGGTTGCCGATCGTCTTCATGCCTCAGGGGTGGTGTCGGTGGTTACGACCGGCTTGATTGTGGGGCATATCGGCTGCGAGGCGATGTCGGCCACCACAAAAGAGGCGGTCTATGCCTTTTGGGAGTATGCCGAGTTTGTGGTGAATTCGTTAGTATTTCTGCTGATAGGCGCGGAGCTGGCCTCGTTGCCCTGGTTCTCTTTGTGGAAAGCGGCCCTAGTGGCGGCCGCTTTAGTTATCGTGGGGCGTCTGAGCGTCTATCCTCTCTCTTTTTTGGCAAACCGTCTCAACGCTTCCGTTCCGTTGCGCTGGCAGCCTATTCTGTGGTGGGGTGGGCTTCGCGGGGCGCTCTCCATGGCGCTGGTGCTGAGCCTCGCGCCTCGATTTCCCTTTCGCCCGCAACTTATCGCGATGACGTTCGGCACCGTCGCGGTCTCCATCCTGTTGCAGGGGCTTACTATGGCGCCTCTTCTCCACCGTCTGCTTTCCAAGGAAGAACAGCTTGCCCCACCTACTCCAGCCCATAGGCCTTCGTGA
- a CDS encoding metal-sensitive transcriptional regulator, producing MALSSSSDKRQKLHNRVRRIEGQIRGIGRMIEEGRYCVDILHQIAAARSALDALGIELLVQHLQTCVIGHNVESAHPDAQRLTQEEMLQEVQKVLTHFLKS from the coding sequence ATGGCCCTATCATCGAGCTCTGATAAGCGCCAAAAACTACATAATCGTGTGCGCCGCATCGAAGGCCAGATCCGCGGCATTGGCCGCATGATCGAGGAGGGACGATACTGTGTGGATATCCTCCATCAAATAGCAGCGGCCCGCTCGGCATTGGATGCCTTGGGCATCGAGCTGCTGGTGCAACATCTCCAAACCTGTGTGATCGGCCATAACGTCGAGAGCGCACACCCTGATGCCCAGCGGCTTACCCAAGAGGAGATGCTGCAGGAGGTACAGAAGGTTTTGACCCATTTTCTCAAAAGTTAG
- a CDS encoding heavy-metal-associated domain-containing protein — MTRTITLRIEGMSCEACVRHVTEALKRLEGVERAEVSLQNKSAQVVYAPDRVHLQQLLKAVEEEGYEAFADDPSLGGKEEHTNGSQ, encoded by the coding sequence ATGACCAGAACGATCACGTTGCGCATTGAGGGGATGAGCTGCGAGGCCTGTGTAAGGCACGTTACCGAGGCGCTCAAGCGCTTAGAGGGTGTGGAGAGAGCGGAGGTAAGCTTGCAAAACAAGAGCGCCCAAGTGGTTTACGCCCCCGATCGCGTGCATCTGCAGCAGCTTTTGAAGGCCGTGGAAGAGGAGGGGTATGAGGCGTTTGCCGATGACCCCTCGCTGGGTGGCAAAGAGGAACACACCAATGGCTCGCAATGA